The proteins below come from a single Nostoc sp. KVJ3 genomic window:
- a CDS encoding sigma-70 region 4 domain-containing protein, which produces MQIPHFPEANHPLVKSLFHHSDHELLTLFQSNPDAGKYFTVIFCRYSPIVYTLIRHSARSPVQADYLFALTWRHIYYELGGLNLTTPESGEPALTMQNWLINMTAFCINEIKLPPTEAIHYSLQATSPPLWCYVQQALDQLPPVLRLIVLMAQTFHWSETRIAAYLQAEGEAIAPNEVANFLQEGYRMLEDKLPTDIRSIYFGEDFP; this is translated from the coding sequence GTGCAAATTCCTCATTTTCCCGAAGCTAATCATCCTCTGGTAAAGTCGCTATTCCATCACAGTGACCATGAATTACTGACTCTGTTTCAGAGCAACCCAGATGCCGGAAAGTATTTTACGGTGATTTTTTGCCGCTATAGCCCCATAGTGTATACCTTAATTCGGCACTCGGCCCGATCGCCTGTACAGGCAGATTATCTGTTTGCCCTCACCTGGCGGCATATCTATTACGAACTCGGTGGACTAAATTTAACCACCCCTGAATCAGGTGAGCCAGCCTTAACGATGCAAAATTGGTTAATTAATATGACAGCTTTCTGTATTAACGAAATTAAGCTACCACCCACCGAAGCAATTCATTATTCTCTGCAAGCGACTTCACCACCGCTATGGTGCTATGTACAACAGGCATTAGACCAACTACCACCTGTTTTACGATTAATCGTGTTAATGGCTCAAACTTTCCACTGGAGCGAAACCAGAATCGCCGCCTATCTGCAAGCCGAAGGAGAAGCGATCGCGCCCAACGAAGTAGCCAATTTTCTCCAGGAAGGCTATCGTATGCTAGAGGACAAATTACCCACAGATATCCGCTCTATATACTTTGGAGAAGATTTTCCCTAA
- a CDS encoding tetratricopeptide repeat protein: MKQRLVFPRQLICVDVISRPQVLLHSFLLFTFLLSPIAASAVDITQQLHRPLNSSVGRQSRDEADSLLSIGEQQYTSGYADKTIASCLQALELYHSIGDLKAQGLTYNLLAKAYIQLGSSKEAEDALRRGLAIARDTKDFQSQIFVLNNIGTFLLQEGEPAAAGKTVADALAIAHSVKNIEGEGLSLSNLGLVTARLGDYNKAIKLYENALLFRRQTGDAIGEANTLNNLGDAYLASGNYQDTIATYGEAMRTAKTNRDRTNELRAIDGLVKAHTTVGRYERAFDLLEQRLAIAKELQNLREELKSFESYAQVYKQQGNYLTARNFYERAIVIARTLEDSKQEVELLDQLTKMIQRK, translated from the coding sequence ATGAAACAACGGCTTGTATTTCCCAGGCAATTGATTTGCGTAGATGTGATTTCTCGTCCCCAGGTACTTTTACACAGCTTTTTACTCTTTACTTTTTTGCTGAGTCCCATAGCTGCGAGTGCAGTTGATATTACGCAACAACTCCACCGTCCTTTAAATAGCTCTGTTGGGCGACAATCAAGAGATGAAGCTGACAGCTTACTGAGTATCGGTGAACAACAATATACTTCAGGATATGCCGATAAAACGATCGCATCTTGCTTGCAAGCACTAGAACTATATCACTCAATTGGCGACCTCAAAGCCCAAGGTCTGACTTACAATTTGCTTGCAAAGGCTTACATTCAGCTTGGTAGTTCAAAAGAGGCGGAAGATGCTTTAAGACGAGGATTAGCGATCGCTCGTGATACGAAAGACTTCCAATCTCAGATTTTTGTGCTAAATAATATCGGTACATTTCTCCTCCAAGAAGGAGAACCTGCTGCTGCTGGTAAAACAGTTGCAGATGCACTGGCAATTGCTCACAGTGTCAAAAACATTGAGGGTGAAGGACTATCTCTGAGTAATCTGGGTTTAGTAACTGCCAGGTTGGGAGATTACAACAAGGCGATTAAATTATATGAAAATGCTTTACTTTTCCGCCGTCAGACTGGCGATGCCATCGGTGAAGCAAATACCCTAAATAATTTAGGTGATGCTTACCTAGCATCGGGAAATTACCAGGATACTATTGCTACTTATGGTGAAGCAATGCGGACAGCTAAAACAAACCGCGATCGCACTAATGAATTACGCGCGATTGACGGTTTAGTTAAAGCTCACACTACTGTCGGACGCTATGAAAGAGCCTTTGATTTACTAGAACAACGTTTAGCAATTGCGAAAGAATTGCAAAATCTGCGAGAAGAATTAAAATCTTTTGAGTCTTACGCTCAGGTATACAAGCAACAAGGTAATTACCTAACTGCCCGTAATTTCTACGAAAGGGCGATTGTAATAGCGCGAACATTGGAAGACAGTAAGCAAGAAGTCGAATTGCTAGATCAACTCACTAAAATGATTCAGAGGAAGTAG
- a CDS encoding sensor histidine kinase — translation MFQATRRRLALWYTAVTAVLLLLFASGVYLYVRGTLVERIDDTLNHVVEIVERCLTTNPCASTLIFEPINADADKFRINLEASFRENAYTVEDDHIDLEWFSPTGKLLWSTLSEPLNIPIHANRTGETVRVVKGESENSKFLTPHSSLNTQNSPLLLRQITQRVEVGRQVVGYLRVSHPWFEVTKPSRELIFDLALGIGLMVLSVGASGWFLSGKAMEPVGESYQRLKQFTADASHELRSPITLIQTNVQVALADLDLAETEATNSMQYRQQLKVVERLTQRLGKLVNDLLFLARQDSGISKDIFSPCPLDALLMEVVEEQQLLVPEKEIALSLDLVDPPASETSPELLENWFTLVGNWDQLVRLFTNLIANALHYTPAGGRVKVELARIEGINRVSGLRYTSAQLQVKVSDTGVGIPAEALPHLFDRFYRVDPARTHTSGNTATASATGSGLGLAIAQAIVEHHQGHIQVESTFGKSTTFTVTLPITLES, via the coding sequence ATGTTTCAAGCTACTCGTCGCCGTCTCGCTCTTTGGTATACTGCCGTCACTGCTGTATTACTACTCCTGTTCGCTAGTGGGGTTTATTTATACGTCCGTGGCACACTGGTTGAGCGGATTGATGATACCCTTAACCATGTAGTTGAAATAGTAGAGCGTTGTCTCACAACAAATCCCTGTGCATCTACGCTCATATTTGAGCCAATTAATGCTGATGCAGATAAATTTCGCATTAATTTAGAAGCCAGTTTTCGTGAGAATGCCTACACCGTAGAAGATGATCACATCGACCTAGAATGGTTTAGTCCCACTGGTAAATTACTTTGGTCAACGCTATCCGAACCCCTAAATATTCCCATTCATGCCAACCGTACTGGTGAAACTGTGCGCGTAGTCAAGGGAGAGAGTGAAAATTCAAAATTTCTAACTCCTCATTCCTCACTCAACACTCAAAACTCACCACTCTTATTACGGCAAATTACCCAACGGGTAGAAGTGGGGCGGCAAGTAGTAGGATATCTGCGTGTTAGTCATCCCTGGTTTGAAGTTACTAAACCTAGTCGTGAGTTAATTTTTGATTTAGCGCTAGGTATTGGGTTAATGGTGCTTTCTGTAGGTGCAAGTGGCTGGTTTCTTTCGGGTAAAGCGATGGAACCTGTAGGTGAGTCTTATCAACGCCTCAAACAATTTACTGCTGATGCTTCCCACGAACTTAGAAGTCCCATCACTTTAATTCAAACAAATGTGCAAGTTGCCCTCGCAGACTTGGATTTAGCAGAGACAGAAGCAACCAATTCTATGCAATATCGGCAACAGTTAAAGGTGGTGGAACGGTTAACGCAGCGTTTGGGTAAGTTAGTCAATGACTTACTGTTCTTAGCACGGCAAGATAGTGGGATTAGCAAAGATATTTTTTCACCTTGTCCGCTAGATGCCTTGTTGATGGAGGTGGTTGAAGAACAACAATTGTTAGTCCCTGAAAAAGAAATCGCCCTTTCTCTAGACTTAGTTGATCCTCCTGCATCTGAAACTAGCCCGGAATTATTAGAAAATTGGTTTACTCTTGTGGGTAATTGGGATCAACTGGTGCGGCTATTCACAAATTTAATTGCTAATGCCTTGCATTACACTCCCGCAGGTGGACGGGTAAAAGTGGAATTGGCGCGGATTGAGGGAATAAATCGCGTTTCTGGACTACGTTACACCAGTGCCCAGTTGCAAGTCAAGGTGAGTGATACCGGAGTTGGCATCCCCGCAGAAGCACTACCACACTTGTTTGATCGGTTTTATCGGGTAGATCCGGCACGAACTCATACAAGTGGGAATACAGCTACAGCCAGCGCTACTGGTTCAGGATTGGGATTAGCGATCGCTCAAGCTATTGTCGAACATCATCAGGGTCATATTCAAGTTGAAAGCACTTTTGGTAAAAGTACTACGTTTACCGTCACTTTACCAATAACTCTTGAGTCTTAA
- a CDS encoding ELWxxDGT repeat protein gives MPTYSGFPDPGSTTATALDTATYIGGSLTTTASIFQNSLSSSDTLDIYKFTVSSSSIVTLGLDGLSNDADLNLLNSSGTSIYNSTNSGTTPESIRGNIAAGTYYAQVSGTTITNYNLSLSSETILQSNRSDNSLATAFDIGTVSNSNNYNTSDFVGNIGAVVDGQDYYKFQLNSNGNLTINLNGLGSNANLYLVTSSGSIVASSLQSGNASESISANLYQGTAYYIRVNQASSGFTNYNLQISLVSDPVDNAGNTLATARNINPLTTNSYSDFVNSSDNKDYYRFDLTSDALINFSLTPATGNANLDLLDINGNSIQSSNKSGTAIDTIRQSLNVGTYYVLITPAVGVATNYTLDVSAQAIAADQAPNISSTARNIGTLNGSQTFNDFVGNIDTYDYYTFKSTTNGVFNLTLSGLIDNADVQLLDSNANAIQTSAQSGNSNETINANLGVGTYYVRVYTSGLANTFYTLNLSGSSQARMFDLNSGSGSSNPSNLTVASNILYFTANDGSTGSQLWKSDGTVANTTRLTNINSGNFNPANLTVFNNKLYFSANDGIKGTELWVYDGTQTQIVSDINPNGSSNPSNLTVVGNKLFFSADDGTHGQELWEYDGTTSALVKDIYPGVNSSNPLNLTNVNGQLFFTANNPTYGTELWSSDGTQNGTQVIDIRTGALSSLPNSLTSIGSTLYFTANNGTSGFEVWKYQGGAASLVKDATPGNNSVAPDHLTAVGNTLYFVKYNDNFQPELWKSDGTANGTARVKNNTTQAPNIGVGPTDLTAVGNTLYFVTYDTTSGIELWKTDGTDNNTVLVKDIWAGNDSKNQPNNSAPDNLVNLNGTLYFAASDGSSREVWSSDGTASGTQKFSNIYATGIANSDNLTVVGTQLFFTATNGTNGTELWVIQQGGGSSAIA, from the coding sequence ATGCCAACTTATTCAGGATTCCCCGATCCCGGAAGTACAACAGCCACAGCTTTAGATACTGCAACTTATATTGGTGGTTCTCTCACCACCACCGCCAGCATATTTCAAAATTCTCTTAGTAGCTCTGACACCCTCGATATTTATAAGTTTACTGTTAGTAGTTCCAGTATTGTCACTTTAGGCTTAGATGGCTTGAGCAATGATGCCGATTTAAATTTGCTCAATAGTTCTGGGACTTCTATTTATAACTCTACTAACTCAGGCACTACCCCAGAATCAATTCGTGGGAACATAGCAGCTGGAACTTACTATGCCCAAGTTTCAGGTACTACTATCACAAACTATAATCTCAGTCTTTCATCTGAAACCATCTTACAAAGTAACCGCTCTGATAATTCACTTGCAACCGCATTCGATATCGGTACAGTCTCCAATTCTAACAATTATAACACCAGTGATTTTGTCGGTAATATTGGTGCAGTTGTAGATGGTCAGGACTATTACAAATTTCAATTAAATAGCAATGGAAACCTCACCATTAACCTAAATGGCTTAGGGTCCAATGCCAATCTATACTTAGTTACCTCTTCTGGGTCAATCGTTGCCAGTTCTCTTCAATCTGGCAATGCTTCTGAGTCTATCAGCGCCAATCTTTACCAGGGCACAGCATACTACATTCGTGTAAATCAGGCGTCATCAGGTTTTACTAACTATAACTTGCAGATTTCCCTGGTTTCAGACCCAGTAGATAATGCGGGCAACACTTTAGCAACAGCTCGCAATATTAATCCATTAACCACTAACAGCTACTCAGATTTTGTTAATTCATCTGACAATAAAGATTATTATCGCTTTGATTTGACTTCTGATGCTTTAATTAACTTCAGCTTAACACCAGCAACAGGGAATGCAAATTTAGACCTTCTAGATATTAATGGTAATAGTATTCAAAGTTCCAACAAATCTGGGACTGCTATCGACACCATTCGCCAGAGCTTGAATGTAGGTACTTATTACGTCCTCATCACTCCTGCTGTAGGGGTAGCAACAAATTACACTCTTGATGTTTCTGCTCAAGCCATAGCAGCAGATCAAGCTCCCAATATATCATCTACAGCGAGAAATATTGGCACCTTAAACGGTTCCCAAACTTTCAACGATTTTGTGGGTAATATTGACACTTATGATTACTACACTTTCAAGTCTACTACCAATGGTGTATTCAATCTCACCCTCAGTGGGTTGATTGACAATGCAGATGTGCAATTGTTGGATAGCAACGCTAATGCGATTCAGACATCTGCTCAATCAGGAAATAGCAATGAAACTATAAACGCCAATTTGGGGGTTGGGACTTATTATGTTCGCGTTTACACCTCTGGTCTTGCCAACACGTTCTACACTTTAAACTTGTCTGGGTCTTCTCAAGCCAGAATGTTTGATCTCAACTCCGGTTCTGGTAGTTCTAACCCCAGCAATCTGACAGTTGCAAGTAACATTTTGTACTTTACTGCCAACGATGGTAGCACTGGCTCTCAGCTGTGGAAGAGTGATGGCACTGTAGCTAATACTACCCGCCTGACTAATATTAATTCTGGCAACTTTAACCCAGCTAATCTGACTGTCTTCAACAACAAGCTTTACTTCAGCGCTAATGATGGAATCAAGGGTACAGAACTTTGGGTATATGATGGCACTCAAACCCAAATAGTCAGTGATATTAATCCTAATGGCAGTTCCAACCCTAGCAATCTGACTGTTGTTGGCAACAAACTCTTCTTTAGTGCTGATGATGGCACGCATGGTCAGGAATTATGGGAATATGACGGGACAACATCTGCGCTCGTTAAAGATATCTATCCTGGTGTCAATAGTTCCAATCCATTAAATCTCACCAATGTCAATGGTCAGTTATTCTTCACTGCCAATAACCCCACTTATGGTACTGAGCTTTGGTCAAGTGATGGTACTCAAAATGGAACACAAGTTATCGATATCAGGACAGGAGCCCTTAGCTCATTGCCGAACAGCCTCACTTCTATAGGCAGTACCCTCTACTTCACTGCCAATAATGGTACGAGCGGATTTGAAGTCTGGAAGTATCAAGGTGGAGCAGCTAGTTTAGTTAAGGATGCTACACCTGGTAACAACAGCGTAGCGCCAGACCATTTAACTGCTGTTGGCAATACCTTGTACTTTGTCAAATATAACGATAACTTTCAGCCAGAACTTTGGAAGAGTGACGGCACTGCTAACGGCACTGCAAGGGTTAAGAATAACACTACACAAGCACCAAATATTGGTGTTGGTCCTACTGATTTGACTGCTGTTGGCAATACCTTATACTTCGTCACTTATGACACAACAAGTGGTATCGAACTCTGGAAAACAGATGGTACTGATAACAACACAGTATTAGTTAAAGATATTTGGGCTGGTAACGACTCTAAGAACCAGCCGAATAATAGTGCTCCTGATAATCTCGTCAATCTCAATGGCACCCTGTATTTTGCGGCTTCTGATGGCAGCAGCAGGGAAGTGTGGAGCAGCGACGGCACAGCTTCGGGTACGCAGAAATTTAGCAATATTTACGCTACAGGAATTGCTAACTCTGACAACCTGACTGTCGTTGGTACGCAGCTGTTCTTCACTGCTACGAACGGGACTAACGGCACAGAATTGTGGGTGATTCAACAAGGAGGTGGTTCTAGCGCAATAGCCTAA
- a CDS encoding molecular chaperone gives MKVKNTIPTLKKFSQIALSLLAALALDIPSAIAINIGVSPPRLEVKINSNKTRSETIRVLNLASTAVTLKASVKSWIINEDNKTQDIASNEQSLDQWIVFTPSQFTIPAGGAQTIRFAIRPKVQPQPGEHRAMLYLQEVSPVKSSRGVRVVSRLGVVIYGYVGEIKRIGVLNSLTVDAKSNTLKAVFDITNKGNAYIRLSGQYAIWSAAKYPGYEATKPIANTGKPDAKLPDSVLDVGSLPSSPVLPDSTRKLNLAITKTLPPGNYVLDINGELSGVPIDKGIPFTVPAANNNQSENKPSARNLRNSLRRK, from the coding sequence ATGAAAGTGAAAAACACAATCCCAACGTTAAAAAAGTTTAGCCAAATAGCTTTAAGTTTACTGGCAGCTTTGGCTCTGGATATACCCTCTGCTATAGCAATTAATATTGGTGTCAGTCCACCCAGATTGGAAGTAAAAATTAATAGTAATAAGACGCGTAGTGAAACTATTCGTGTTCTTAACCTGGCTTCTACAGCCGTTACACTTAAAGCCAGTGTCAAGTCTTGGATCATAAATGAAGATAATAAAACCCAAGACATTGCTTCTAATGAGCAATCTTTAGATCAGTGGATCGTTTTTACTCCCTCTCAATTTACAATTCCAGCCGGGGGCGCTCAAACCATACGCTTTGCTATTCGTCCTAAAGTTCAGCCCCAGCCGGGTGAACATCGGGCGATGCTTTATCTCCAAGAAGTTTCTCCTGTGAAATCATCTCGAGGAGTGAGGGTAGTATCACGGCTAGGGGTAGTAATTTATGGTTATGTGGGAGAGATTAAAAGAATTGGTGTCCTCAATTCTCTCACTGTCGATGCCAAATCTAATACTCTCAAGGCTGTATTTGATATTACTAATAAAGGTAATGCCTATATACGCCTAAGTGGTCAGTATGCTATTTGGTCTGCTGCTAAATATCCAGGTTATGAAGCTACAAAACCCATAGCTAATACAGGTAAACCGGACGCAAAGTTACCCGATTCTGTATTAGATGTAGGCTCATTACCATCATCACCAGTATTACCTGATAGTACTCGTAAACTGAACTTAGCTATCACTAAAACTCTACCGCCTGGAAACTACGTATTGGATATCAATGGGGAATTGAGTGGTGTACCAATTGATAAAGGTATTCCATTCACAGTTCCAGCAGCTAATAATAACCAGTCTGAAAATAAGCCATCTGCTAGGAATCTGAGAAATTCTCTTCGCCGTAAATAG
- a CDS encoding carboxypeptidase regulatory-like domain-containing protein gives MLTYALPKFNTSPTVAIAPSKNFSSAKLLDAKIGKTNKIIAGAIAPPETLPFPAEFSTYRAPQSSVNDQLVKKLTTQTTKNSASGESPPHSTDPPAENYSLPNNLAENKILTAQTLLLGVVINNQEVGTLDIVQRGNTLLIPLLDFAKIAGFTVDISDGNAKLKTPAGEVTVTSSELEKTNGVIYISDAVLRSKLSTNVELKTSDLALIVDLPWRRNNGEYSTKAADLRPEVLPPSSGLSSLRQELNFTNTFGNSGWHSSTLFGGRLAGGGWRIRLENDFINQPEIAEYFFFKRSNQFLYQIGRQQIGLHPLLSPLDLTGFQVGYSNLPPDRFNGQYGATELLSRQSQPIQSFNGRVPPASFVQLRVAGVVVAQQQVGLSGEYEFVDVNLPTGQTNDIELLVYNRNNLNIPIQIRSLRLRASDLLLPSGGTTQLAGFGLTGNYIQRTLFDDFVNADSGKLAGFYQARQGISSNLTLEGSLQVQSDRTQSQAGFIWRLINPAVIAASVGTSNGQVAYKADLDFQLDRLQIVGNSESYPAGYLYSSQSRNQFNHSVQAKYTFSNSFNLGVIARKQQYQSTSTTYILPTFSFSPFYNLSLRGEPDFNGRYLFNAFYRPTQNTSLALSAVNDIYTTDLSYNLSREYSLSFGTESGGDLPTRYTAILNRNASNFSDLSWRIGLGYRDGDIGPVIGASMRVLPGLFARVEYQGIPSRIKNIFGGIGDDRLFISLVSDLSFADGRMTPADYTSIGKDKGVIAGRIVIEGAKKGFDLSESTIQVINKQGQAVAGTVTDSKGNFFVGNLPEGVYVVQFDPQGLPVELTVKKSTIVAKVETSAVTKLDFPVRVEYGLAGRITDAAGKPIPEIEVEVINAEGKRISASASDEFGLYRLDEVPPGKYILRIAPQDGITNNSNLPTREIAIDKDFLYDQNLQLPFAIRTKEIKDK, from the coding sequence GTGCTTACTTATGCTCTACCAAAATTTAACACCTCCCCAACAGTTGCGATCGCACCTTCTAAAAATTTCTCTTCTGCAAAGTTACTAGATGCCAAGATTGGGAAGACAAACAAGATAATTGCCGGAGCGATCGCCCCACCAGAAACCCTCCCCTTCCCGGCTGAATTTTCTACATATAGGGCACCACAAAGCTCTGTCAATGACCAACTGGTTAAAAAGCTAACTACCCAAACCACAAAAAATTCTGCTTCTGGTGAATCGCCCCCTCACTCAACAGATCCACCAGCAGAAAATTATTCTCTACCTAATAATCTTGCCGAAAATAAGATTTTAACGGCACAAACTTTATTGTTAGGAGTTGTTATTAATAACCAGGAAGTTGGTACTTTAGATATTGTCCAGCGTGGAAATACTTTATTAATTCCATTGCTAGATTTTGCTAAAATTGCTGGCTTTACTGTTGATATTTCCGATGGAAATGCAAAACTTAAAACACCTGCTGGCGAAGTTACAGTTACATCAAGTGAGCTTGAGAAAACCAATGGTGTTATTTATATTAGTGATGCAGTTTTAAGGTCGAAATTATCTACAAATGTTGAGTTAAAAACTTCAGATTTAGCTTTGATAGTTGATTTGCCCTGGCGAAGAAATAATGGGGAATATAGCACTAAAGCAGCCGATCTTCGACCGGAAGTTTTACCTCCTAGTAGTGGTTTATCAAGTCTCAGACAAGAGTTAAATTTTACTAATACTTTTGGTAATTCCGGCTGGCATAGTTCTACGCTTTTCGGAGGACGTTTAGCCGGTGGTGGCTGGCGTATACGTCTAGAAAACGATTTTATTAACCAGCCAGAGATTGCTGAATACTTTTTCTTTAAACGCTCAAATCAATTTCTCTATCAGATTGGTCGTCAACAAATCGGCTTACATCCCTTATTGTCACCTCTTGATCTGACTGGATTCCAAGTTGGTTATAGCAATCTTCCTCCAGATAGATTTAACGGACAATATGGTGCAACTGAACTCTTATCGAGACAGTCCCAGCCTATACAAAGCTTTAACGGTCGAGTTCCTCCAGCAAGTTTTGTACAGTTAAGAGTTGCTGGAGTTGTAGTTGCTCAACAACAAGTAGGACTGAGTGGGGAATACGAATTTGTAGATGTCAATTTACCTACTGGTCAAACCAATGATATTGAACTGTTGGTTTATAACCGTAATAACCTGAATATACCTATACAAATTCGTTCTTTGAGACTGAGAGCTTCTGATTTGTTGTTACCATCTGGGGGAACTACTCAATTAGCAGGTTTTGGTTTAACTGGTAACTACATCCAGAGAACTTTATTTGATGATTTTGTTAACGCTGACTCAGGTAAGCTTGCTGGATTTTATCAAGCGCGTCAGGGAATTTCTAGTAACTTGACTTTGGAAGGTTCATTGCAAGTACAGTCTGATAGAACACAATCACAAGCAGGTTTTATTTGGCGGTTAATAAATCCAGCAGTTATCGCTGCTAGTGTTGGCACTTCTAACGGTCAAGTTGCCTATAAAGCTGATTTAGATTTCCAGTTAGATCGCTTGCAAATTGTTGGGAATTCTGAATCATATCCTGCTGGTTATTTATATAGTAGCCAATCGCGCAATCAATTTAACCATAGTGTCCAAGCTAAATATACTTTTAGTAATAGTTTTAATTTAGGAGTCATAGCCCGTAAACAGCAATATCAGAGTACTTCGACTACTTACATTTTGCCCACTTTTTCATTCAGTCCCTTTTATAATTTATCTTTAAGAGGCGAACCGGATTTTAACGGCCGTTATTTATTCAACGCTTTTTATCGACCAACACAGAATACCAGTCTGGCTTTGAGCGCTGTCAATGATATCTATACAACTGACCTGAGCTATAACCTTAGTAGAGAATATTCACTATCATTTGGGACTGAATCTGGCGGTGACTTACCTACTCGTTATACTGCAATCCTGAATCGTAATGCCAGTAACTTCTCAGACTTAAGTTGGCGTATAGGACTAGGATACAGAGATGGAGATATTGGCCCAGTGATTGGTGCGAGTATGCGTGTGTTGCCAGGTTTATTCGCTAGAGTGGAATATCAGGGCATTCCTTCTAGGATCAAAAACATTTTTGGTGGTATTGGAGACGATCGCTTGTTTATATCACTAGTATCCGATTTATCTTTTGCCGATGGCAGAATGACTCCTGCTGACTATACCTCTATTGGGAAAGATAAGGGTGTGATCGCTGGAAGAATTGTGATCGAAGGAGCAAAGAAAGGTTTTGATTTAAGTGAATCTACTATCCAAGTGATCAATAAACAAGGTCAAGCCGTCGCTGGAACTGTAACTGACTCTAAAGGTAATTTCTTCGTCGGTAATTTGCCAGAAGGTGTATATGTAGTTCAATTTGACCCACAAGGATTACCTGTGGAACTTACTGTGAAGAAAAGTACGATAGTCGCTAAGGTGGAAACCTCTGCTGTGACTAAGTTAGATTTCCCTGTCAGAGTAGAATACGGTTTAGCAGGAAGAATCACAGATGCCGCAGGTAAGCCAATACCAGAAATAGAGGTAGAAGTCATCAATGCTGAGGGTAAAAGAATTTCTGCATCTGCAAGTGACGAATTTGGTCTTTATCGTCTAGATGAAGTTCCGCCTGGTAAGTACATTTTGCGAATTGCGCCTCAAGATGGCATCACAAATAACAGTAACTTACCTACACGCGAGATCGCTATTGATAAAGATTTCCTCTACGATCAAAATCTGCAATTGCCATTTGCCATCAGAACTAAAGAAATTAAGGACAAATAA